From Xanthocytophaga agilis:
ACGATCCATTAGTTTACACATAAAGAAAATCGCCATATAAAAGCAATTTTACAGAGGCATAGATTGCAGCTGATACGTGTGTATCATCAGCTCTGGCCTTAAAGCAAACGGGAGCGGAACTTCAGTCGAAGAAGTCTGTCGAAACGTCTATGTGAAACCATGGGCATTAAGGATCGTAGCTTATCCCTTTGCTACTTTCTATAATTGCAACAAGTTTGACCTATACGAAAGTACGGCTAATAGAAAAGAAAACAGATTTGTAATTGCCATTCCTGATTTACCAGATAATTTACTCATTGTAAGAGGCATAATGCAAATAGAATAATAAATAATGCTATTGCCACGAAACTGAATTTAATAATTTCCCTAATGTAAAACAGGACATATTTTAAACCACAAGGGGACAAATAATAAATAAAATGGATTATCGAACCTACAAACCGTGTGAAGATTTAGCCACACTTATCAAATGCTACTGGACTTTAGAAAATCCAAAAGAAGATACACCCAAAAAGCAAACCATTGTTCCCGATGGTTGTATGGAAATGATTT
This genomic window contains:
- a CDS encoding DUF6597 domain-containing transcriptional factor, with product MDYRTYKPCEDLATLIKCYWTLENPKEDTPKKQTIVPDGCMEMI